A window from Streptomyces sp. NBC_00335 encodes these proteins:
- a CDS encoding AI-2E family transporter, with product MSDTLSSRKTASALRASARVCAQLLLVLVMAAVTLWLLGRMWSVLWPLVVALLLTTLTWPLVAFLRRRGWPPAVAASLVTVLFLVVAAGVVALIAVPVASQAGELGDGVVKGIQQLRGWAAGPPLNIGDAQITAAFDTAVDRVQHSIGTTVSTVVTGVSTIFSGLVTAVLALFLMFFFLKDGPRFLPWLTRQLPGRLATDVPVVAERGWETLGSFVRSQAFVGLLDAVFIGLGLWIVGVPLVLPLAVLTFVSAFVPIVGALFAGLVAVLIALVSNGLTDALIVLVIIVVVQQLEGNVFQPMIQSRGLGLHAAVVLLAVTLGGSLAGVVGSLLAVPAAALLAVVWRYLREQLVEPPAGPETDRSTPAAAPS from the coding sequence ATGTCTGACACGCTGAGTTCGAGAAAGACGGCGTCCGCGCTACGAGCGTCCGCACGGGTCTGTGCCCAGTTGCTGCTGGTCCTCGTGATGGCTGCCGTGACGTTGTGGCTCCTGGGCCGGATGTGGTCGGTGCTCTGGCCGCTGGTCGTGGCCCTGCTGCTCACCACGCTGACGTGGCCCCTGGTCGCCTTCCTGCGCCGGCGCGGGTGGCCTCCGGCCGTGGCCGCGTCCTTGGTGACCGTACTGTTCCTCGTGGTCGCCGCAGGTGTCGTGGCGCTGATCGCCGTGCCGGTGGCGTCGCAGGCCGGCGAGCTGGGCGACGGCGTGGTCAAGGGGATCCAGCAGCTGCGCGGGTGGGCTGCCGGGCCGCCGCTGAACATCGGCGACGCCCAGATCACGGCGGCGTTCGACACCGCGGTCGACCGCGTCCAGCACAGCATCGGCACCACGGTGTCCACGGTCGTCACCGGCGTGAGCACCATCTTCAGCGGCCTGGTCACCGCCGTCCTGGCCCTCTTCCTGATGTTCTTCTTCCTCAAGGACGGCCCGCGGTTCCTGCCGTGGCTCACCCGGCAACTCCCCGGCCGGCTCGCCACCGACGTCCCCGTGGTCGCCGAGCGCGGCTGGGAGACCCTCGGTTCGTTCGTTCGCTCGCAAGCGTTCGTCGGTCTGCTCGATGCCGTCTTCATCGGGCTGGGGCTGTGGATCGTCGGTGTTCCCCTGGTGTTGCCCCTGGCGGTGCTGACCTTCGTGTCCGCGTTCGTGCCGATCGTGGGCGCCCTGTTCGCCGGCCTGGTCGCGGTGCTCATCGCGCTGGTCTCGAACGGTCTGACGGACGCGCTGATCGTGCTGGTGATCATCGTCGTGGTGCAGCAGCTGGAGGGAAACGTCTTCCAGCCGATGATCCAGAGCCGCGGTCTCGGGCTCCACGCGGCGGTGGTCCTGCTGGCGGTGACCCTGGGAGGCAGTCTCGCCGGAGTGGTCGGCAGCCTGCTGGCGGTTCCCGCCGCGGCGCTGCTCGCGGTGGTGTGGAGGTACCTGCGCGAGCAGCTCGTCGAGCCGCCGGCCGGCCCGGAGACCGACCGTTCGACCCCGGCCGCCGCTCCCTCGTAG
- a CDS encoding phospholipase D-like domain-containing protein — translation MSRTKESAGPVASTTRSPGAPSAEVRVARLRRRLERLIGIAATEGNALTPLRNGDEIFAAMLRGIRGARYTVDMMTFVYWRGEIARDFARALAERARAGVRVRLLLDGFGSRLIERELLDDMERAGVQVAWFRKPLYLSPLKQNHRCHRKVLVIDEETAFTGGVGIAEEWCGNARDTHEWRDTHVEVRGPAVDGIAAAFAQNWAECHDELFDDRDRFVDHRPQGDAIVQVVRGSASFGWQDMQTLMRVMLESAEERFRLATAYFSPDAYFVELLCATARRGVEVEILLPGPHTDKRVCQLAGQHHYAELIACGVKIYQYQPTMMHAKVITVDRVAALIGSTNFNRRSLDHDEEVMLAVLDEQVTGVLDGHFDEDLAVSELIREGRWKRRSALQRARELAVQPVRRFL, via the coding sequence ATGTCCCGTACGAAAGAGTCGGCCGGTCCGGTCGCGAGCACTACCCGGTCGCCGGGGGCGCCGTCGGCAGAGGTGCGGGTGGCGCGGCTGCGGCGGCGCCTGGAACGGCTGATAGGGATCGCGGCCACCGAGGGCAACGCGCTCACCCCCTTGCGCAACGGGGACGAGATCTTCGCGGCGATGCTCCGCGGCATCCGCGGTGCCCGGTACACGGTGGACATGATGACGTTCGTGTACTGGAGGGGCGAAATCGCCCGCGACTTCGCCCGGGCACTCGCCGAGCGGGCCCGCGCCGGAGTGCGGGTGCGGCTGCTCCTCGACGGCTTCGGTAGCCGTCTGATCGAAAGGGAGCTGCTGGACGACATGGAGCGGGCCGGCGTGCAGGTGGCGTGGTTCCGCAAGCCGCTGTACCTCTCACCGCTCAAGCAGAACCACCGCTGTCACAGAAAGGTCCTCGTCATCGACGAGGAGACCGCGTTCACCGGCGGGGTCGGGATCGCGGAGGAGTGGTGCGGGAACGCGCGCGACACGCATGAATGGCGCGACACGCACGTCGAGGTCCGCGGACCCGCCGTCGACGGGATCGCCGCCGCGTTCGCGCAGAACTGGGCCGAGTGCCACGACGAACTCTTCGACGACCGGGACCGGTTCGTCGACCACCGCCCACAGGGTGACGCGATCGTCCAGGTCGTGCGCGGCTCGGCCAGCTTCGGCTGGCAGGACATGCAGACGCTGATGCGCGTCATGCTGGAGTCCGCCGAGGAGCGCTTCCGCCTGGCCACCGCCTACTTCTCACCGGACGCGTACTTCGTCGAGCTGCTCTGCGCCACCGCCCGGCGCGGGGTCGAGGTGGAGATCCTGCTCCCGGGCCCGCACACCGACAAACGAGTCTGCCAGCTCGCCGGCCAGCACCACTACGCGGAGCTCATCGCCTGCGGAGTGAAGATCTACCAGTACCAGCCGACGATGATGCACGCGAAGGTCATCACCGTCGACCGCGTCGCCGCACTGATCGGGTCCACCAACTTCAACCGCCGCTCCCTCGATCACGACGAGGAGGTCATGCTCGCGGTGCTCGACGAGCAGGTCACCGGCGTCCTCGACGGACACTTCGACGAGGACCTGGCCGTGAGCGAGTTGATCCGGGAAGGGCGCTGGAAGCGACGCTCCGCCCTCCAGCGAGCCCGGGAACTCGCCGTGCAGCCGGTGCGCCGCTTCCTGTGA
- a CDS encoding response regulator, with amino-acid sequence MSDGPAPAPAPIRVFLLDDHEVVRRGLHDLLDSEPDIEVVGEAATVAQALARGPALRPDVAVLDVRLPDGDGISVCRELRSRMPDLACLMLTSFDDEDALLDAIMAGAAGYVLKQIKGSDLVTAVRTVATGQSMLDPATTARLMSSLRNPTAGKPPGDERLTVLSERERAVLELIGEGLTNRQIGKSLFLSEKTVKNHISRLLAKLGVERRVQAAVIAAEVREHDETGR; translated from the coding sequence ATGTCCGATGGACCAGCTCCCGCCCCGGCGCCCATCCGGGTGTTCCTCCTCGACGACCACGAGGTAGTCCGGCGCGGCTTGCACGATCTGCTGGACTCCGAGCCGGACATCGAGGTGGTGGGCGAAGCGGCGACGGTTGCCCAGGCCCTGGCCCGGGGCCCCGCGCTCAGGCCCGACGTGGCCGTGCTCGACGTCCGGCTGCCCGACGGCGACGGCATCAGCGTCTGTCGCGAGCTGCGCTCGCGCATGCCGGATCTCGCCTGCCTCATGCTGACGTCCTTCGACGACGAGGACGCCCTGCTCGACGCCATCATGGCCGGCGCCGCAGGGTACGTCCTGAAGCAGATCAAGGGCTCCGACCTGGTCACCGCCGTACGGACGGTGGCGACGGGCCAGTCGATGCTCGACCCGGCGACCACCGCGCGCCTGATGAGTTCGCTCCGGAACCCGACCGCCGGGAAACCGCCCGGGGACGAACGGCTGACGGTCCTCTCCGAGCGCGAGCGTGCCGTGCTGGAGCTCATCGGCGAGGGCCTCACCAATCGTCAGATCGGCAAAAGCCTCTTCCTGTCCGAGAAGACGGTCAAGAACCACATCTCCCGGCTCCTCGCCAAGCTGGGCGTCGAACGCCGCGTACAGGCCGCCGTCATCGCCGCCGAGGTGCGCGAGCACGACGAGACCGGCCGCTGA
- a CDS encoding PucR family transcriptional regulator translates to MSHAIRRASELTLDETTVTALRAALKTTADEVVQAIIDEVHPYANALSGRMGATIRRSVRTALGHYLDLASGNATGGDGGDAAYELGRGEVRDGRSMDALLSAYRVGARVAWRCLAAGAVPAGLPAAEVAKFAELTFAYIDELSAASAAGHADELAARGRAHERHLEHLARDLLADAGPDVLLASVQRAGWQPPVSLTAVLLPAAQARPAYRALDPSTLVLDDLPDDTGVLLVPDADRPHLLRQLTERTAVVGPARPWTRASASYARAVRARSLSPDIRDTEDHLPELVLSADADAFADLRARSLAPLRTLPVATARRLEETLRAWLLHQGRRDEVAAALFVHPQTVRYRMSQLRELFPDLASPQRVLELTLAVGLRVT, encoded by the coding sequence GTGAGTCATGCAATCCGGAGGGCCAGCGAGCTGACCCTGGACGAGACGACGGTCACCGCATTGCGGGCCGCGCTGAAGACCACCGCCGACGAGGTCGTCCAGGCGATCATCGACGAGGTCCATCCCTACGCCAACGCCCTTTCGGGCCGCATGGGCGCCACCATCCGCCGATCCGTCCGCACCGCCCTGGGGCACTACCTGGACCTCGCGAGCGGGAACGCCACGGGCGGCGACGGCGGTGACGCAGCCTACGAGCTGGGCCGCGGCGAGGTGCGCGACGGCCGTTCGATGGACGCCCTGCTCAGCGCCTACCGCGTAGGTGCCCGCGTGGCCTGGCGATGCCTGGCAGCGGGTGCCGTACCCGCAGGTCTGCCGGCCGCCGAGGTCGCCAAGTTCGCCGAGCTGACCTTCGCCTACATCGACGAGCTCTCCGCCGCGAGCGCAGCGGGCCACGCCGACGAACTGGCCGCCCGGGGCAGGGCCCACGAACGCCACCTGGAACACCTGGCCCGCGACCTCCTCGCCGACGCCGGCCCGGACGTACTGCTCGCCTCCGTTCAACGGGCCGGATGGCAGCCTCCGGTTTCCCTGACCGCGGTCCTGCTGCCCGCCGCCCAGGCCCGCCCCGCCTACCGCGCGCTCGACCCGAGCACCCTCGTCCTCGATGATCTGCCGGACGACACCGGTGTACTGCTCGTCCCCGATGCCGACCGACCACATCTCTTGCGGCAGCTGACCGAACGCACCGCCGTGGTCGGCCCGGCCCGGCCCTGGACTCGTGCGTCCGCCTCGTACGCACGCGCCGTACGCGCGCGCTCCCTCTCCCCTGATATCCGCGATACCGAGGACCACCTGCCCGAGCTGGTGCTGAGCGCCGACGCGGACGCGTTCGCGGACCTGCGCGCCCGATCCCTCGCACCGTTGCGGACCCTGCCCGTCGCGACCGCACGGCGGCTGGAGGAGACGTTGCGGGCGTGGCTGCTGCACCAGGGCAGGCGGGACGAGGTGGCGGCGGCGTTGTTCGTCCATCCCCAGACGGTCCGGTACCGGATGTCGCAGCTGCGGGAGCTGTTTCCGGATCTCGCATCGCCGCAGCGGGTCCTCGAACTGACCCTGGCGGTCGGTCTTCGGGTCACCTGA
- a CDS encoding ferredoxin reductase, with product MTSTALRSRAWKLLEMVTTPLLPSDYLDLVSPLRAGADLRGRIEAVHPETDDAATIVIRPGRGWRGHTAGQYVRIGVDVDGVRLWRAYSLTSPTNRQDGRVTITVKAIPDGKVSNHLVRTAKPGTLIQLDQPTGDFVLPQVKPAKVLYLTAGSGITPVMGMLRDIEFDDAVMVHCAPQPHDVIFRSELHDLVADKKLRLTEVHTDTDGMLDIARLDELVPDWAERETWACGPAGLLDAAEEHWAAHGVRERLHTERFRPGIVVTGDGGEVTFSATGKTVDADGATPLLDIGEEAGVLMPSGCRMGICFGCVTPLKAGAVRDLRTGEITEAEPGVLIQTCVSAAAGPCDIER from the coding sequence ATGACGAGTACAGCCCTTCGCAGCAGGGCGTGGAAACTGCTGGAGATGGTCACGACGCCGCTGCTGCCGTCGGACTACCTCGACCTGGTCAGCCCGCTGCGTGCGGGCGCCGACCTGCGTGGGCGCATCGAGGCCGTGCACCCCGAGACGGATGACGCCGCGACCATCGTGATCAGGCCGGGACGGGGCTGGCGCGGCCACACGGCCGGTCAGTACGTGCGGATCGGGGTCGACGTCGACGGGGTGCGCCTGTGGCGTGCCTACTCCCTCACCTCGCCGACCAACCGCCAGGACGGCCGCGTCACGATCACCGTGAAGGCGATCCCGGACGGCAAGGTCAGCAACCACCTGGTCCGCACGGCGAAACCGGGCACGCTGATCCAGCTCGACCAGCCGACCGGTGACTTCGTGCTGCCCCAGGTCAAGCCCGCCAAGGTCCTGTACCTGACGGCCGGCAGCGGCATCACGCCCGTGATGGGCATGCTGCGCGACATCGAGTTCGACGACGCCGTCATGGTCCACTGCGCGCCGCAGCCGCACGACGTGATCTTCCGCAGCGAGCTGCACGACCTGGTCGCGGACAAGAAGCTGCGGCTCACCGAGGTGCACACCGACACGGACGGCATGCTCGACATCGCCCGTCTCGACGAACTCGTGCCCGACTGGGCCGAGCGCGAGACCTGGGCTTGCGGACCCGCGGGCCTGCTCGACGCCGCCGAAGAGCACTGGGCCGCGCACGGCGTACGAGAGCGCCTGCACACCGAACGCTTCCGGCCCGGCATCGTCGTCACCGGCGACGGCGGCGAGGTCACCTTCAGCGCCACCGGCAAGACCGTCGACGCGGACGGCGCCACGCCGTTGCTGGACATCGGCGAGGAGGCCGGCGTTCTCATGCCCTCCGGGTGCCGCATGGGCATCTGCTTCGGCTGCGTCACGCCGCTCAAGGCGGGCGCCGTCCGCGACCTGCGCACCGGCGAGATCACCGAGGCCGAGCCGGGCGTCCTCATCCAGACCTGTGTGTCCGCCGCGGCGGGCCCCTGCGACATCGAACGGTAG
- a CDS encoding fatty acid desaturase family protein has protein sequence MTATDPTAHLTAEQIEELGRELDAIRDEVIAGRGEKDAAYIRKVISAQRKLELVSRGVLLFSIFPPAWLIGTAGLSVAKIMDNMEIGHNILHGQWDWMRDPKIHSTTWEWDHVSPSEQWKHSHNELHHTYTNVIGKDNDLGYGIMRVDEDQRWHPFHLGQPLWNFLNACFFEYGIAAYDLELGRNLSKRRRKNPEFRARAKAVGRKIRKQVLKDYVIHPLLSGPSFLPTLAATFTANLVRNIWTHSVIMCGHFPEGVQVFERRSIKGETRGQWYLRQMMGSANISGSKAMHFMTGNLSHQIEHHLFPDLPSNRYAEVAVKVRALFDKYELEYVTGPLPKQVFSAWHKVFRLSLPNKKPKVKTPDRERELVAA, from the coding sequence TTGACCGCAACCGACCCCACCGCCCACCTGACCGCGGAGCAGATCGAGGAGCTCGGCCGCGAGCTCGACGCGATCCGCGACGAGGTGATCGCCGGCCGCGGCGAGAAGGACGCCGCCTACATCCGCAAGGTCATCTCGGCGCAGCGCAAGCTCGAGCTGGTCAGCAGGGGCGTGCTGCTGTTCTCGATCTTCCCGCCCGCGTGGCTGATCGGCACCGCCGGCCTGTCCGTGGCGAAGATCATGGACAACATGGAGATCGGCCACAACATCCTGCACGGCCAGTGGGACTGGATGCGGGACCCGAAGATCCACTCCACCACCTGGGAGTGGGATCACGTCTCGCCGTCCGAGCAGTGGAAGCACTCGCACAACGAGCTGCACCACACCTACACCAACGTGATCGGCAAGGACAACGACCTCGGCTACGGCATCATGCGCGTCGACGAGGACCAGCGGTGGCACCCGTTCCACCTCGGCCAGCCGCTGTGGAACTTCCTCAACGCCTGCTTCTTCGAGTACGGCATCGCGGCGTACGACCTGGAGCTCGGCAGGAACCTGAGCAAGCGCCGCCGCAAGAACCCGGAGTTCCGCGCGCGGGCCAAGGCCGTGGGCCGCAAGATCCGCAAGCAGGTGCTCAAGGACTACGTGATCCACCCGCTGCTGTCGGGCCCGTCGTTCCTCCCCACGCTCGCCGCCACGTTCACCGCGAACCTGGTCCGCAACATCTGGACCCACTCGGTGATCATGTGCGGGCACTTCCCCGAGGGCGTGCAGGTCTTCGAGCGCCGGTCGATCAAGGGCGAGACGCGCGGCCAGTGGTACCTGCGCCAGATGATGGGTTCGGCGAACATCAGCGGCAGCAAGGCCATGCACTTCATGACCGGCAACCTGTCGCACCAGATCGAGCACCACCTGTTCCCGGACCTGCCGAGCAACCGGTACGCCGAGGTCGCGGTGAAGGTGCGCGCACTGTTCGACAAGTACGAGCTGGAGTACGTCACCGGGCCGCTGCCCAAGCAGGTGTTCTCCGCGTGGCACAAGGTCTTCCGGCTGTCGCTGCCGAACAAGAAGCCCAAGGTCAAGACGCCGGACCGCGAGCGGGAGCTCGTCGCGGCCTGA
- a CDS encoding CBS domain-containing protein, whose translation MKHAKVGFLMTDEVVSVLGGTQCADVAALLVEHDIGGVPVVDADERVLGVISRSDLLTQDRLTAQDLMTAPAVTVHAEQTVTEAARLITRRGVTRLPVIDDEDRLVGIVTRRDLLRVFLRPDREIRRVLVEEVLTDTMGIDADAVRVRVVDGVVTLDGRLPMSGQIPVALRLAGQLDGVVAVIDRLTARSTDSRTRIPPDRGTGDAPL comes from the coding sequence ATGAAGCACGCCAAGGTCGGCTTCCTGATGACCGACGAGGTCGTCTCCGTCCTCGGGGGTACTCAGTGCGCGGACGTGGCCGCGCTGCTCGTCGAACACGACATCGGCGGCGTGCCGGTCGTGGACGCGGACGAACGCGTCCTCGGCGTCATTTCGCGGTCCGACCTGCTCACCCAGGACCGTCTCACCGCCCAGGACCTGATGACCGCGCCGGCCGTCACGGTCCACGCCGAGCAGACGGTCACCGAGGCCGCCCGCCTCATCACCCGACGGGGCGTGACGCGACTGCCGGTCATCGACGATGAGGACCGTCTGGTCGGCATCGTGACCCGGCGGGACCTCCTGCGTGTGTTCCTGCGCCCGGACCGCGAGATACGCCGGGTGCTGGTCGAGGAGGTGCTGACGGACACGATGGGCATCGACGCCGACGCCGTGCGCGTGCGCGTGGTGGACGGGGTCGTCACCCTGGACGGCCGACTGCCCATGAGCGGCCAGATCCCCGTCGCGCTCCGTCTCGCCGGACAGTTGGACGGCGTGGTCGCGGTCATCGACCGGCTCACGGCCCGCTCCACGGACTCCCGCACTCGCATTCCACCGGACCGCGGCACCGGAGACGCACCCCTCTGA
- a CDS encoding DUF1206 domain-containing protein, with amino-acid sequence MTAGGAVREGVETASSGGKARGVLARCGLGTRGLLYVLIGVLAVRVAFGVNGGGSADRTGALQELADKPFGGVLVWAVGIGLVCMTLWRLSEAALGAAGPDGDKPGKRLAAAARAVFYGVVAFSVLSFAAGTGGGGQSGDEQSRDVTARVLDVPGGPWWVAAAGAGIAIGGVVIAVQAARRTFRKHLAMERQPEGVRTAVEVLGVVGGVARGAVFAAAGAFAVHAAVSYDPAKAKGVDDTLRAFTQTPAGPWLLVVVAVGLVLFGLFSWAMACWRRV; translated from the coding sequence ATGACGGCTGGCGGAGCGGTACGCGAGGGTGTGGAGACCGCTTCGAGCGGCGGCAAGGCACGGGGGGTGCTGGCCCGGTGCGGCCTGGGGACGCGTGGGCTGCTCTACGTGCTCATCGGCGTACTCGCGGTGCGCGTCGCCTTCGGTGTGAACGGCGGCGGGTCAGCGGACCGGACGGGCGCACTGCAGGAGCTCGCGGACAAGCCCTTCGGCGGTGTCCTCGTATGGGCCGTCGGCATCGGGCTGGTCTGCATGACGCTGTGGCGGCTTTCGGAGGCGGCCCTGGGTGCGGCCGGCCCCGACGGGGACAAGCCCGGCAAGCGGCTGGCCGCGGCGGCCCGGGCCGTGTTCTACGGGGTCGTCGCGTTCTCCGTGCTCTCCTTCGCCGCCGGTACCGGCGGGGGCGGCCAGTCCGGCGACGAGCAGTCGCGCGATGTGACGGCCCGGGTGCTGGATGTGCCCGGTGGTCCGTGGTGGGTGGCGGCAGCGGGCGCGGGGATCGCCATCGGCGGTGTCGTGATCGCCGTACAGGCGGCGCGGCGCACCTTCCGCAAGCACCTGGCGATGGAACGACAGCCCGAGGGGGTCCGTACGGCGGTCGAGGTCCTCGGGGTGGTGGGCGGTGTGGCGCGCGGCGCCGTCTTCGCCGCGGCCGGCGCCTTCGCCGTGCACGCCGCCGTGAGCTACGACCCGGCGAAGGCGAAGGGGGTCGACGACACCCTGCGTGCGTTCACCCAGACCCCCGCGGGCCCGTGGCTGCTCGTGGTGGTCGCCGTCGGGCTCGTGCTGTTCGGGTTGTTCTCCTGGGCCATGGCCTGTTGGCGCCGGGTCTGA
- a CDS encoding Crp/Fnr family transcriptional regulator, with product MSTTSSHRLTSSPSRFDHAFSPDQRDGLLALAHEADFPAGARMFDQGGHTGHFWVVRSGNVGMDVHVPGRQAAVVETVGPGELVGWSWLFRPYTWHFGAEAMTPVRTDEFDAAAVRELMDGDPALASAMWQWVGQVLAHRLVSALIRLLDLYAPHGSGSRI from the coding sequence ATGAGCACCACTTCCTCTCACCGGCTCACCTCCTCCCCCAGCCGCTTCGACCACGCCTTCTCCCCGGACCAGCGCGACGGCCTGCTGGCCCTCGCCCACGAGGCGGACTTCCCCGCCGGCGCGCGCATGTTCGACCAGGGCGGGCACACCGGCCACTTCTGGGTCGTCCGGTCGGGGAACGTCGGCATGGACGTGCACGTACCCGGCCGGCAGGCCGCGGTGGTCGAGACGGTCGGTCCGGGCGAGCTCGTCGGCTGGTCCTGGCTGTTCCGCCCCTACACCTGGCACTTCGGCGCCGAGGCCATGACGCCGGTCCGTACCGACGAGTTCGACGCCGCCGCCGTGCGCGAGCTGATGGACGGCGACCCCGCGCTCGCCTCCGCGATGTGGCAATGGGTGGGCCAGGTGCTCGCCCACCGGCTCGTATCCGCCCTCATCCGGCTCCTCGACCTTTACGCACCCCACGGCAGCGGAAGCCGCATCTGA
- a CDS encoding sensor histidine kinase: MVGDDRDASASRIPQPRLDALQAEITDARGTRDRLKGLLEAVMSLGQELDLAQVLRGIVEAAVVLVDAEYGALGVVGDDEKLAEFIPVGIGDRLRARIGSLPTGHGLLGELVRHPRPLRLRDLSQHPASAGFPEHHPPMRSFLGVPIRVRDEVFGNLYLTEKRGGKAFDADDEEVLSTLAVAAGVAVDNARLYEEVRLRERWLAASSDFTSALLSGSSEIEVLEGMLERARDIISAEMCVFYQVGPGGELRGSLALGEGAEAHRGIVLPGGEGILAAVVPARDGLVTLADVATDARIAAQPDVWTGFGPAAAVAVGTRAKLRGVLMLARRTGRRAFAAAEVAPLPGFAGQAALALELADRRRDTEQVSLLADRDRIARDLHDLAIQRLFATGMTLQSAQRFVEHPEASERLSRSIDDLDETIKIIRTTIFGLRDHEAAGSAPRLRVRAVRAVGEAAAVLGFVPALRMEGLIDTDVPGPVADDVVAVLGEALTNVARHARAARAEVGIVLAEGVLAVTVSDDGVGVTDGGRRSGLRNLAERAEAHGGGLSVSPRPNSGGTRLDWRIPIRRAQ; encoded by the coding sequence ATGGTCGGGGACGATCGAGATGCGTCGGCGAGCCGGATTCCGCAGCCGAGGCTGGACGCCCTCCAGGCGGAGATCACCGACGCGCGGGGTACCCGTGACCGGCTGAAGGGGCTGCTGGAGGCGGTCATGTCGCTGGGGCAGGAGCTGGACCTGGCCCAGGTGCTGCGCGGGATCGTGGAGGCCGCGGTCGTTCTCGTGGACGCGGAGTACGGCGCGCTGGGGGTGGTGGGGGACGACGAGAAGCTCGCGGAGTTCATCCCGGTGGGCATCGGCGACCGGCTCCGGGCGCGGATCGGATCCCTTCCCACCGGACACGGACTGCTGGGCGAGCTGGTCAGGCACCCCCGGCCGCTGCGCCTGCGAGACCTTTCGCAGCATCCGGCCTCCGCCGGTTTCCCGGAGCACCACCCACCGATGCGCTCCTTCCTCGGCGTACCGATCCGGGTCCGGGACGAGGTGTTCGGCAACCTCTACCTGACGGAGAAGCGGGGCGGGAAGGCCTTCGACGCGGACGACGAAGAGGTCTTGTCCACCCTCGCGGTCGCCGCCGGCGTCGCCGTGGACAACGCCCGCCTGTACGAGGAAGTCCGGCTCCGGGAGCGCTGGTTGGCGGCCAGTTCCGATTTCACGAGCGCCCTCCTGTCGGGCTCCTCCGAGATCGAGGTGCTGGAGGGCATGCTGGAGCGGGCCCGCGACATCATCTCGGCCGAGATGTGCGTCTTCTACCAGGTGGGGCCCGGCGGCGAGCTGCGCGGCTCCCTGGCCTTGGGGGAGGGGGCCGAAGCGCACCGCGGGATCGTGCTGCCCGGCGGCGAGGGGATCCTGGCCGCGGTCGTCCCGGCGCGGGACGGACTGGTCACCCTGGCCGATGTGGCCACCGACGCCCGGATCGCGGCGCAGCCGGACGTCTGGACGGGCTTCGGACCGGCGGCAGCCGTCGCGGTGGGCACCAGGGCGAAGCTGCGCGGGGTACTGATGCTGGCGCGGCGTACCGGCCGGCGGGCGTTCGCCGCGGCCGAGGTCGCGCCCCTGCCCGGCTTCGCCGGGCAGGCGGCCCTGGCGCTCGAGCTGGCCGACCGGCGCCGGGACACCGAGCAGGTGAGCCTGCTCGCGGACCGCGACCGGATCGCCCGCGACCTGCACGACCTGGCGATCCAGCGGCTCTTCGCGACCGGGATGACCTTGCAGAGCGCGCAGCGCTTCGTCGAACACCCCGAGGCGTCCGAGCGGCTCAGCCGGTCGATCGACGACCTGGACGAGACCATCAAGATCATCCGTACGACCATCTTCGGACTCCGTGACCACGAGGCGGCGGGCAGCGCCCCGAGGCTCCGGGTCCGCGCGGTGCGGGCCGTGGGCGAGGCGGCGGCGGTGCTCGGGTTCGTGCCCGCGCTGCGCATGGAGGGGCTGATCGACACCGATGTGCCGGGCCCGGTCGCCGACGACGTGGTGGCCGTGTTGGGGGAGGCCCTGACCAACGTGGCCCGGCACGCCAGGGCGGCGCGGGCGGAAGTCGGGATCGTCCTGGCGGAAGGCGTACTGGCCGTGACGGTGAGCGACGACGGCGTGGGCGTCACGGACGGTGGCCGTCGGAGCGGTCTGCGCAACCTCGCGGAACGCGCCGAGGCTCACGGGGGCGGACTGTCCGTCTCGCCGCGCCCCAACAGCGGCGGAACGCGTCTGGACTGGCGGATCCCGATCAGACGGGCCCAGTGA